A region from the Daphnia magna isolate NIES unplaced genomic scaffold, ASM2063170v1.1 Dm_contigs180, whole genome shotgun sequence genome encodes:
- the LOC116920123 gene encoding keratin, type I cytoskeletal 9 translates to MCSFSNVMWTTLLVAALVFSASDAHKKGRGGGGSGGGYGGYGGQQSLGHGGGHTLPMSSGHAGHSTYGGYGGNVSPMIGGHHSSHATPVSGGHGGQIAPISGGYGGHTSPVGGGHFSSHAAPVSGAYDGHGAPVGGEYGGHPSPASGGYGSSQAVRRPKSGGYSNNHASPVSGGYGGRVASMNGGYGGHALPTSGGYGGHAASAAKGYGGHGSHRGGGYGGHSAPIRGAYGSHSAGKGYGR, encoded by the exons ATGTGCTCATTCTCCAATGTTATG TGGACAACGTTGCTGGTAGCTGCTTTGGTTTTCTCGGCATCCGACGCCCATaaaaaag GAAGAGGAGGCGGCGGGAGTGGAGGTGGTTACGGCGGCTATG GTGGCCAACAAAGTCTAGGACATGGCGGTGGTCATACATTACCGATGAGTTCGGGACACGCTGGCCATTCGACGTATGGAGGATACGGTGGCAACGTCTCTCCGATGATAGGAGGACACCACAGCAGCCACGCAACACCCGTGAGCGGGGGGCACGGAGGTCAAATTGCGCCAATCAGCGGAGGATACGGTGGTCACACATCACCCGTGGGTGGAGGGCATTTCAGTAGTCATGCTGCCCCCGTTAGTGGTGCGTATGATGGACATGGTGCACCAGTTGGTGGAGAATACGGAGGGCATCCTTCTCCTGCGAGTGGAGGGTACGGCAGTAGTCAAGCGGTCCGTCGGCCTAAGAGTGGAGGCTACAGCAACAATCACGCGTCACCTGTGAGCGGAGGATATGGTGGTCGTGTTGCGTCAATGAACGGAGGATACGGTGGTCATGCTTTGCCAACCAGCGGAGGATATGGAGGTCATGCAGCATCGGCAGCCAAAGGTTACGGTGGCCACGGATCGCATAGGGGTGGAGGATATGGAGGTCATTCTGCGCCGATAAGGGGAGCTTATGGAAGTCATTCTGCTGGAAAAGGCTACGGTCGTTAA
- the LOC123467381 gene encoding RNA-binding protein fusilli-like isoform X2: MATTYLSVVHLATAGLNGPLLGSDEEEIVLICLVVVNIQTNQVVTVQDYWVKPRSADINENVLSEQAREEMGLSEELIRTKGNSLEQVLSQVDSFLQKVSTEVEQKTASQAANVVIVTDGQLPLRQCLLPETCSKGIADPPAIFGHFYDLRKEFRKGFPNAPEINSIQDMMNYLNLEPEETAGVVQQNATRREAQDMGRILQRLVKEGHKFDNPETIHLRLEPGICSKDEEVDSNTVVRARGLPWQSSDQDIARFFRGLNVARGGVALCLSAQGRRNGEALVRFVSSEHRDMALKRHKHHIGPRYIEVYKATGDDFIDVAGGSNNEAQNFLSRSGQVIVRMRGLPYDCTAKQVVEFFESGGEDVGSTVLDGDAGVLFVKKHDGRATGDAFVMFATEEEGSKALAKHRDIIGSRYIELFRSTTAEVQQVLNRSMDPRTYETQAPLIPQLPQMPLLPQQMITSGTRKDCIRLRGLPYEAQVEHILEFLGEHAKSIVYQGVHMVYNAQGQPSGEAFIQMDSEQSSFQAAHQRHHRYMVFGKKQRYIEVFQCSGEDMHVVLTGGLALPSTPATPKALLSPGGTLLPHQSYGTYPFGQPPQIIPAVSPLTPRPQPFGFPPIFYWPYPSPPVSPTNYYGTANGSAATAAAAAAMSAAAGGVNNGSGLPAGTLLTPDCIQIHRNNDGRPSGEAVVNFPNRAEAERAIAEKNRQNIGTRYIELFMT, from the exons ATGGCGACGACGTACTTGAGCGTGGTTCACCTGGCCACTGCTGGTCTCAATGGTCCACTGCTCGGTTCTGACGAGGAAGAAATTGTTCTAATCTGCCTGGTCGTTGTCAACATCCAGACCAACCAG GTGGTGACCGTGCAAGACTACTGGGTTAAACCGCGTTCGGCTGATATCAACGAGAATGTCCTTTCTGAACAAGCCAGAGAAGAAATGGGTCTCTCTGAGGAACTCATCCGTACCAAAGGCAACTCGCTGGAACAAGTCCTGTCTCAG GTGGACAGTTTTCTGCAGAAAGTGTCGACTGAAGTGGAGCAGAAAACGGCGAGCCAAGCGGCCAACGTCGTGATCGTGACCGACGGCCAACTCCCTTTACGCCAATGTTTATTGCCCGAGACGTGCTCGAAAGGCATCGCCGATCCACCGGccatttttggccattttTACGACTTGCGCAAAGAGTTCCGAAAAGGATTCCCGAACGCGCCTGAAATCAACTCCATTCAAGACATGATGAACT atctGAACTTGGAGCCGGAAGAAACAGCTGGTGTAGTTCAACAGAATGCCACGAGGAGAGAGGCACAAGACATGGGACGCATTCTCCAACGACTTGTGAAAGAAG GTCACAAGTTCGACAATCCAGAAACGATCCATTTGCGATTGGAACCAGGCATTTg ttcgAAAGATGAAGAAGTAGACAGCAACACAGTTGTACGAGCACGTGGTCTACCTTGGCAATCGTCGGATCAGGATATCGCTCGATTCTTTCGCGGTCTCAACGTTGCTAG GGGTGGAGTGGCGCTGTGTTTGAGCGCACAAGGAAGGCGGAACGGCGAAGCTCTCGTCAGGTTCGTTTCATCTGAGCACCGAGACATGGCTCTCAAACGGCACAAGCATCACATCGGACCGCGATACATCGAAGTGTACAAAGCAACCGGAGATGACTTTATCGATGTGGCTGGAG GTAGCAACAATGAAGCGCAAAACTTTTTGTCGAGAAGTGGCCAAGTCATCGTGCGCATGCGTGGATTACCTTATGACTGCACGGCAAAACAAGTC GTTGAATTTTTCGAATCCGGTGGCGAAGACGTTGGCTCTACTGTACTAGACGGAGATGCCGGTGTTCTTTTCGTGAAAAAACACGATGGACGAGCTACGGGTGATGCCTTTGTCATGTTTGCTACAGAAGAGGAGGGCTCTAAAGCATTGGCTAAGCATCGTGACATAATCGGCTCCCGCTACATTGAACTCTTCCGGTCGACAACAGCGGAAGTCCAGCAG GTTTTAAACCGGTCCATGGATCCGCGTACTTACGAAACGCAAGCTCCGTTGATTCCACAGTTGCCACAGATGCCTCTCCTACCGCAACAGATGATCACGTCCGGAACGCGAAAAGATTGCATTCGTTTGCGTGGCTTGCCTTATGAGGCCCAAGTGGAGCACATCCTCGAATTCCTCGGCGAACATGCCAAGAGTATCGTCTACCAGGGAGTTCACATGGTCTACAATGCCCAG GGTCAACCTTCGGGCGAAGCTTTCATCCAGATGGATTCTGAGCAGAGCTCGTTCCAAGCGGCCCATCAGCGCCATCACCGCTACAtggtgttcggcaagaagcagCGCTACATCGAGGTGTTCCAGTGCTCCGGCGAAGACATGCACGTCGTGTTGACTGGCGGCCTGGCTCTTCCGTCGACTCCTGCCACACCGAAGGCTCTGCTCTCTCCTG GTGGAACGCTGTTGCCTCACCAGTCCTACGGAACGTACCCGTTTGGCCAGCCGCCGCAAATCATACCGGCCGTTAGTCCGTTGACTCCACGGCCACAACCTTTTGGATTTCCTCCCATCTTCTATTGGCCTTATCCTTCGCCGCCCGTCAGCCCAACCAACTACTACGGAACGGCCAATGGATCGGCCGCGACCGCCGCAGCCGCTGCCGCCATGTCAGCCGCCGCTGGAGGAGTGAACAACGGCTCAGGTCTACCTGCTGGTACCTTG TTGACGCCAGATTGCATCCAAATTCACCGCAACAATGACGGTCGTCCTTCTGGGGAGGCGGTCGTCAATTTCCCGAATAGAGCCGAAGCCGAGAGAGCCATAGCAGAGAAGAATCGCCAAAACATCGGTACGCGTTACATTGAACTCTTCATGACATAA
- the LOC123467381 gene encoding RNA-binding protein fusilli-like isoform X1: MATTYLSVVHLATAGLNGPLLGSDEEEIVLICLVVVNIQTNQVVTVQDYWVKPRSADINENVLSEQAREEMGLSEELIRTKGNSLEQVLSQVDSFLQKVSTEVEQKTASQAANVVIVTDGQLPLRQCLLPETCSKGIADPPAIFGHFYDLRKEFRKGFPNAPEINSIQDMMNYLNLEPEETAGVVQQNATRREAQDMGRILQRLVKEGHKFDNPETIHLRLEPGICSKDEEVDSNTVVRARGLPWQSSDQDIARFFRGLNVARGGVALCLSAQGRRNGEALVRFVSSEHRDMALKRHKHHIGPRYIEVYKATGDDFIDVAGGSNNEAQNFLSRSGQVIVRMRGLPYDCTAKQVVEFFESGGEDVGSTVLDGDAGVLFVKKHDGRATGDAFVMFATEEEGSKALAKHRDIIGSRYIELFRSTTAEVQQVLNRSMDPRTYETQAPLIPQLPQMPLLPQQMITSGTRKDCIRLRGLPYEAQVEHILEFLGEHAKSIVYQGVHMVYNAQGQPSGEAFIQMDSEQSSFQAAHQRHHRYMVFGKKQRYIEVFQCSGEDMHVVLTGGLALPSTPATPKALLSPGGTLLPHQSYGTYPFGQPPQIIPAVSPLTPRPQPFGFPPIFYWPYPSPPVSPTNYYGTANGSAATAAAAAAMSAAAGGVNNGSGLPAGTLVIMRGLPFTASCSDILQFFSGFSELTPDCIQIHRNNDGRPSGEAVVNFPNRAEAERAIAEKNRQNIGTRYIELFMT, encoded by the exons ATGGCGACGACGTACTTGAGCGTGGTTCACCTGGCCACTGCTGGTCTCAATGGTCCACTGCTCGGTTCTGACGAGGAAGAAATTGTTCTAATCTGCCTGGTCGTTGTCAACATCCAGACCAACCAG GTGGTGACCGTGCAAGACTACTGGGTTAAACCGCGTTCGGCTGATATCAACGAGAATGTCCTTTCTGAACAAGCCAGAGAAGAAATGGGTCTCTCTGAGGAACTCATCCGTACCAAAGGCAACTCGCTGGAACAAGTCCTGTCTCAG GTGGACAGTTTTCTGCAGAAAGTGTCGACTGAAGTGGAGCAGAAAACGGCGAGCCAAGCGGCCAACGTCGTGATCGTGACCGACGGCCAACTCCCTTTACGCCAATGTTTATTGCCCGAGACGTGCTCGAAAGGCATCGCCGATCCACCGGccatttttggccattttTACGACTTGCGCAAAGAGTTCCGAAAAGGATTCCCGAACGCGCCTGAAATCAACTCCATTCAAGACATGATGAACT atctGAACTTGGAGCCGGAAGAAACAGCTGGTGTAGTTCAACAGAATGCCACGAGGAGAGAGGCACAAGACATGGGACGCATTCTCCAACGACTTGTGAAAGAAG GTCACAAGTTCGACAATCCAGAAACGATCCATTTGCGATTGGAACCAGGCATTTg ttcgAAAGATGAAGAAGTAGACAGCAACACAGTTGTACGAGCACGTGGTCTACCTTGGCAATCGTCGGATCAGGATATCGCTCGATTCTTTCGCGGTCTCAACGTTGCTAG GGGTGGAGTGGCGCTGTGTTTGAGCGCACAAGGAAGGCGGAACGGCGAAGCTCTCGTCAGGTTCGTTTCATCTGAGCACCGAGACATGGCTCTCAAACGGCACAAGCATCACATCGGACCGCGATACATCGAAGTGTACAAAGCAACCGGAGATGACTTTATCGATGTGGCTGGAG GTAGCAACAATGAAGCGCAAAACTTTTTGTCGAGAAGTGGCCAAGTCATCGTGCGCATGCGTGGATTACCTTATGACTGCACGGCAAAACAAGTC GTTGAATTTTTCGAATCCGGTGGCGAAGACGTTGGCTCTACTGTACTAGACGGAGATGCCGGTGTTCTTTTCGTGAAAAAACACGATGGACGAGCTACGGGTGATGCCTTTGTCATGTTTGCTACAGAAGAGGAGGGCTCTAAAGCATTGGCTAAGCATCGTGACATAATCGGCTCCCGCTACATTGAACTCTTCCGGTCGACAACAGCGGAAGTCCAGCAG GTTTTAAACCGGTCCATGGATCCGCGTACTTACGAAACGCAAGCTCCGTTGATTCCACAGTTGCCACAGATGCCTCTCCTACCGCAACAGATGATCACGTCCGGAACGCGAAAAGATTGCATTCGTTTGCGTGGCTTGCCTTATGAGGCCCAAGTGGAGCACATCCTCGAATTCCTCGGCGAACATGCCAAGAGTATCGTCTACCAGGGAGTTCACATGGTCTACAATGCCCAG GGTCAACCTTCGGGCGAAGCTTTCATCCAGATGGATTCTGAGCAGAGCTCGTTCCAAGCGGCCCATCAGCGCCATCACCGCTACAtggtgttcggcaagaagcagCGCTACATCGAGGTGTTCCAGTGCTCCGGCGAAGACATGCACGTCGTGTTGACTGGCGGCCTGGCTCTTCCGTCGACTCCTGCCACACCGAAGGCTCTGCTCTCTCCTG GTGGAACGCTGTTGCCTCACCAGTCCTACGGAACGTACCCGTTTGGCCAGCCGCCGCAAATCATACCGGCCGTTAGTCCGTTGACTCCACGGCCACAACCTTTTGGATTTCCTCCCATCTTCTATTGGCCTTATCCTTCGCCGCCCGTCAGCCCAACCAACTACTACGGAACGGCCAATGGATCGGCCGCGACCGCCGCAGCCGCTGCCGCCATGTCAGCCGCCGCTGGAGGAGTGAACAACGGCTCAGGTCTACCTGCTGGTACCTTGGTAATCATGCGGGGGCTTCCCTTTACCGCATCATGTTCGGACATTCTTCAATTCTTCTCTGGCTTCTCCGAG TTGACGCCAGATTGCATCCAAATTCACCGCAACAATGACGGTCGTCCTTCTGGGGAGGCGGTCGTCAATTTCCCGAATAGAGCCGAAGCCGAGAGAGCCATAGCAGAGAAGAATCGCCAAAACATCGGTACGCGTTACATTGAACTCTTCATGACATAA
- the LOC123467381 gene encoding RNA-binding protein fusilli-like isoform X3: protein MATTYLSVVHLATAGLNGPLLGSDEEEIVLICLVVVNIQTNQVVTVQDYWVKPRSADINENVLSEQAREEMGLSEELIRTKGNSLEQVLSQVDSFLQKVSTEVEQKTASQAANVVIVTDGQLPLRQCLLPETCSKGIADPPAIFGHFYDLRKEFRKGFPNAPEINSIQDMMNYLNLEPEETAGVVQQNATRREAQDMGRILQRLVKEGHKFDNPETIHLRLEPGICSKDEEVDSNTVVRARGLPWQSSDQDIARFFRGLNVARGGVALCLSAQGRRNGEALVRFVSSEHRDMALKRHKHHIGPRYIEVYKATGDDFIDVAGGSNNEAQNFLSRSGQVIVRMRGLPYDCTAKQVVEFFESGGEDVGSTVLDGDAGVLFVKKHDGRATGDAFVMFATEEEGSKALAKHRDIIGSRYIELFRSTTAEVQQVLNRSMDPRTYETQAPLIPQLPQMPLLPQQMITSGTRKDCIRLRGLPYEAQVEHILEFLGEHAKSIVYQGVHMVYNAQGQPSGEAFIQMDSEQSSFQAAHQRHHRYMVFGKKQRYIEVFQCSGEDMHVVLTGGLALPSTPATPKALLSPGGTLLPHQSYGTYPFGQPPQIIPAVSPLTPRPQPFGFPPIFYWPYPSPPVSPTNYYGTANGSAATAAAAAAMSAAAGGVNNGSVDARLHPNSPQQ, encoded by the exons ATGGCGACGACGTACTTGAGCGTGGTTCACCTGGCCACTGCTGGTCTCAATGGTCCACTGCTCGGTTCTGACGAGGAAGAAATTGTTCTAATCTGCCTGGTCGTTGTCAACATCCAGACCAACCAG GTGGTGACCGTGCAAGACTACTGGGTTAAACCGCGTTCGGCTGATATCAACGAGAATGTCCTTTCTGAACAAGCCAGAGAAGAAATGGGTCTCTCTGAGGAACTCATCCGTACCAAAGGCAACTCGCTGGAACAAGTCCTGTCTCAG GTGGACAGTTTTCTGCAGAAAGTGTCGACTGAAGTGGAGCAGAAAACGGCGAGCCAAGCGGCCAACGTCGTGATCGTGACCGACGGCCAACTCCCTTTACGCCAATGTTTATTGCCCGAGACGTGCTCGAAAGGCATCGCCGATCCACCGGccatttttggccattttTACGACTTGCGCAAAGAGTTCCGAAAAGGATTCCCGAACGCGCCTGAAATCAACTCCATTCAAGACATGATGAACT atctGAACTTGGAGCCGGAAGAAACAGCTGGTGTAGTTCAACAGAATGCCACGAGGAGAGAGGCACAAGACATGGGACGCATTCTCCAACGACTTGTGAAAGAAG GTCACAAGTTCGACAATCCAGAAACGATCCATTTGCGATTGGAACCAGGCATTTg ttcgAAAGATGAAGAAGTAGACAGCAACACAGTTGTACGAGCACGTGGTCTACCTTGGCAATCGTCGGATCAGGATATCGCTCGATTCTTTCGCGGTCTCAACGTTGCTAG GGGTGGAGTGGCGCTGTGTTTGAGCGCACAAGGAAGGCGGAACGGCGAAGCTCTCGTCAGGTTCGTTTCATCTGAGCACCGAGACATGGCTCTCAAACGGCACAAGCATCACATCGGACCGCGATACATCGAAGTGTACAAAGCAACCGGAGATGACTTTATCGATGTGGCTGGAG GTAGCAACAATGAAGCGCAAAACTTTTTGTCGAGAAGTGGCCAAGTCATCGTGCGCATGCGTGGATTACCTTATGACTGCACGGCAAAACAAGTC GTTGAATTTTTCGAATCCGGTGGCGAAGACGTTGGCTCTACTGTACTAGACGGAGATGCCGGTGTTCTTTTCGTGAAAAAACACGATGGACGAGCTACGGGTGATGCCTTTGTCATGTTTGCTACAGAAGAGGAGGGCTCTAAAGCATTGGCTAAGCATCGTGACATAATCGGCTCCCGCTACATTGAACTCTTCCGGTCGACAACAGCGGAAGTCCAGCAG GTTTTAAACCGGTCCATGGATCCGCGTACTTACGAAACGCAAGCTCCGTTGATTCCACAGTTGCCACAGATGCCTCTCCTACCGCAACAGATGATCACGTCCGGAACGCGAAAAGATTGCATTCGTTTGCGTGGCTTGCCTTATGAGGCCCAAGTGGAGCACATCCTCGAATTCCTCGGCGAACATGCCAAGAGTATCGTCTACCAGGGAGTTCACATGGTCTACAATGCCCAG GGTCAACCTTCGGGCGAAGCTTTCATCCAGATGGATTCTGAGCAGAGCTCGTTCCAAGCGGCCCATCAGCGCCATCACCGCTACAtggtgttcggcaagaagcagCGCTACATCGAGGTGTTCCAGTGCTCCGGCGAAGACATGCACGTCGTGTTGACTGGCGGCCTGGCTCTTCCGTCGACTCCTGCCACACCGAAGGCTCTGCTCTCTCCTG GTGGAACGCTGTTGCCTCACCAGTCCTACGGAACGTACCCGTTTGGCCAGCCGCCGCAAATCATACCGGCCGTTAGTCCGTTGACTCCACGGCCACAACCTTTTGGATTTCCTCCCATCTTCTATTGGCCTTATCCTTCGCCGCCCGTCAGCCCAACCAACTACTACGGAACGGCCAATGGATCGGCCGCGACCGCCGCAGCCGCTGCCGCCATGTCAGCCGCCGCTGGAGGAGTGAACAACGGCTCAG TTGACGCCAGATTGCATCCAAATTCACCGCAACAATGA
- the LOC123467382 gene encoding uncharacterized protein LOC123467382, which yields MAIDHQVGRSIVGKVIESAPSVLFSAVVYGVPIVYTAGIVAELVFTTFFKQTKRGRPSVSKPLDKPESNPARAQGGTCGAF from the exons atggcGATTGATCATCAAGTTGGAAGAAGCATTGTTGGCAAAGTTATTGAG TCGGCCCCATCGGTCCTTTTTTCCGCCGTGGTGTATGGTGTTCCCATAGTTTACACTGCGGGTATCGTAGCGGAGCTTGTTTTCACAACGTTTTTTAAACAGACCAAGCGTGGCCGCCCAAGTGTTTCAAAGCCACTCGATAAACCAGAG agtAATCCGGCCCGCGCTCAGGGAGGAACTTGTGGAGCATTTTAA
- the LOC116934388 gene encoding dynein light chain roadblock-type 2 yields the protein MQSSNSEIEETLKRIQSHKGVIGVVVINNEGIPIKSTLDNATTIQYAGLISQLADKACSVVRELDPTNDLTFFRIRTKKHEIMVAPDKEYMLIVVQNQSD from the exons ATG CAATCTTCCAATAGTGAAATAGAAGAAACTCTCAAACGAATCCAATCTCACAAGGGAGTCATTGGAGTTGTTGTTATTAATAATGAAG gCATTCCAATCAAATCAACTTTAGACAATGCAACTACTATCCAATATGCTGGTTTAATCAGTCAACTAGCTGATAAAGCTTGTAGTGTTGTCCGTGAGTTAGATCCAACAAACGATCTAACGTTCTTTCGCATCCGAACTAAGAAACATGAAATCATG GTTGCACCGGACAAGGAGTATATGTTAATAGTTGTTCAAAACCAGTCAGATTAA